TACTTCATGGAATACTAAAGAAAAAATTTAAAGGTGCATATGTGCTGGATATTCGAGATTTTCATAAACTTCATCAATTTTTTAATATAAAGAAGACAATTGAGGGTTCCGCCTTTACCGTAATATCTTCGCCAGGCTTTGAAGAATGGCTGCCACATAGCAAGAAATATATCACCAATCATAATACGCAAATTAAAAGCATAAATGAAATAGAGACGGTTGAAAATATGTCCTACAAAGAACAAATTTCGGTTGCAAATATTGGTGCACTAAGGGACTTTTCGATTAATAAGGACTTCATTAGTGTCTTAAAAAATAACCGAAAGTTTGTGTTGAATTACTATGGGGAAGGCAATAGTAATCAACATATAAACGACTATTTGGTTGGCAATCAGATTCGAAATGTTAGATTAACAGGAAGGTATTATCCTGAGGAGGAAGAACAATTTTATCATCAAAACGATTTTATCAATGTTCTTCGATACAATGATGGCATCAATAATAAAACGGCATTACCGAATCGATTATATAATGCCTTAATTTATGGGAAACCCTTAATCGCATTCAAAGGAACCTATTTAGCAGAAATTATCTCCTTGAATCATATTGGGGTTGTTTTACATTCCTTTGAATTCGCAGAGAATGACCTTTTGCAATATGCATCGAAATTTAATTCAGCTAACTATTACAAAGGTAGAAAAAATTTTTTGGAGAAAGTTTTACAAGATAATATTCTCTTTGAAAAGCAGTTCAAAACATTCATCCGATATTGAAATAGATTGAGGAGCAACTTACATGGTTTTTTATTGTTTTTTTCTTTTCGTAATCATGGGTGTCATGGTCTTAGATAAAATGAGCACCTTTATCCATTGTAGCAATGTACAACTTAGTGATGATAGTAGAATTCTTCCAAATGAATATGCTAAAAAGAATGTCTTTTTAATGGTTGCCTTTCTTTTGTTATTTTGCTTTTCTGCCTTTCGTTTCGATGTTGGTTGGGATTATTTAGCGTATTATGACACGGTTAAATATAATATCCAAACGAATATTGTCGGTGGTGAAGAGTTCGCAACCATTCTATTGATTGAGCTTTCTAGGTCGATAGGTATCTATAATTTGTTTTTCGTAGTCAATTCATTTATTTGCCTTTTTTTAATTTACAAAACGATTAATAAATATAGTGTAGATCCATGGCTTAGTTTACTGTTTTTTTTATGTTTTCCACTTTACTTTTTAAATTCCTTAAGCGTCATCCGTTTTTTTACTGCATTAGCGATTACCTTTTATGGATTTAAATACATTGAACAAAAGCGACCGATTCCATACATTGTTTTAGTAGTGATAGCTATTTTATTTCATAAAGCATCATTAATAGCATTTGTCTTTTATTTAGCAAGATATATAAAGTTAGGCACCTTTAAGCTGGTAATCCTTTTAGCCTCACTTCCTGTTATTGCGAATCTGTTAAATGGCCTAGTTTTAAATTATTTACCTAAATATGCTGTTTATACGAAAGAAACAGCAAGTCAGGAAGGTACTAAGGCAATTGTTTTTTTCTTAATCCTAGCTTTTATTGCACTATTATTAAGAAAGAAAATTACAGATGATGATGAGCCATCAAGGATTTACTTAAATATTTTTTTCATGGGAATCGCGATTTATTTAATGTTCTATGCCCAGGGAACAATGGGACATCGATTATCGCTGTTTGGTACGATTTATGGATTATTAGTTGTACCAAAGATGATTTCTTTATTTAACAATGCAATCGTTCATTTTTATTTGAAGTTACTATTTTATACGTTATTAGTCGCCATGTTTCTATATATCATAAATAGCGGAGCAGCTACGTACATCCCATATCGAACCATTTTTGAGTAATCGTTTTAGCTGTAGTAGTGAATTGAAGTAGATAAGAAGTGATCATTCGTAGGTTTTGTAAAAAGGGGTGTATGAATTGGGCAATGAAGTAACAAAGGCAAAAATCGTTTCCTCATTATTATGGAGTTTATTGCAACGAAGCGGGGTTCAAGGAATTCAACTACTGATAACTCTTATATTAGCTCGATTGCTTTTGCCAGAAGATTTTGGATTAATTGTGATTGTGACGATCTTTAATACATTTGCTATCGTGATAGTACAAAGTGGATTTACGACGGCGCTCATTCAAAAGAAAAAAGTCGATCATGTCGATTTGTCCTCCGTTTTTTATGTGAATATAATATCTAGCAGTATCATTTATATGCTCCTTTTTTATCTTGCTCCTACTATTGCCTTCTTTTTTGAGCAACAGCAATTAATTTTAATTTTAAGAGTCTTATCTTTATCACTATTTTTGAGTGCATTTCATTCAATCCAATATGTGATTGTTTCTCGTAATATGCAATTTAAAGATTTGTTTCTTGCAAGCTCTATCGCCCACGCACTTTCGGGCATGATCGCAGTTGGAATGGCATACGCTGACTTTGGCGTTTGGGCACTTGTATTTCAACAATTAGCTAGTCATCTAATAACGCCTTTTTTATTAAGCTTTAAAGTAGAGTGGAGACCACAATTATTTTTTTCAATGCGAAACGTAATGCAGCTTTTTTCATTCGGTTGGAAAATACTGGTATCATCGTTATTGAATGCAATTTATAGCAATATGCACAGTGTGATTATCGGCAAACTGTTTAGCCCAGCAATGATCGGTTATTACAATAAAGCAGATCAGTTTCCGAATATTATTGTAAGTAATGTGAACGGCTCCATACAAGCTGTCATGTTACCGGCCTTGTCTTCTTATCAAGATAATCGTCAAAGGGTCAAAGAAATGGTACGGCGAACGATTGTTACAAGTTCATACGTTGTATTTCCAATGATGATAGGTTTGGCAATGATTGCTGAACCATTAGTAAGGCTATTATTGACGGATAAATGGTTACCAACAGTTCCGTTTTTACAAATTTTTTGTATGGTTTATGCGTTATATCCAATTCAAACCGCCAATTTACAGGCAATCAATGCTCTTGGGCGTAGTGATGTGTTTTTGAAACTCGAAGTACTAAAAACATTGCTTGGACTAGGAATTCTGATTATTTCAATACAATTTGGTCTCTATGTCATGGTCTTTGGTGTGTTTATTAGTAGCGTCCTATTTACTATTATTGATGCTTATCCAAATAAGCAGTTATTAAATTACGGAATGCTGGAGCAACTTCGCGATGTATTCCCGTCCTTGTTAATCGCGTTAGCAATGGGAGGCTTATTATTTTTAACTCATGGACTTGAATTTTCTATGCTCACAACCGTTTTTATTCAAATTATTTTAGGGTCCATCATCTATGTAGTTCTATCCCGGATATTTAAACTCGAATGTTATGAGTACTTACGATCGACGCTACTTAGTATTTTAGGGTCTAGTACAAAGAAATATAACTTAACTTTTTATAACAAAGAGGACAACAAAGAAATATAACTTTGTTTGAGGACTCTGTATATTCAATTTGATTTTGCAGATTTCTTTAATAAAAAATGATTTTAGTTTAGACAGGAGGTACAAATGATTGAAGAAACTTTTAATGTTAGGTGGGGCTTTATCCCAAGTTGCAGCGATTAAAAAAGCTCGGGAAATGGGCTGCTATGTGATAGTCTGTGACGGTAATGGGAATGCTCCTGGTAAACAATTCGCCCAAGAATTTTATGAAGTTTGTACGACCGACAAAGAATTAATTTTAAGCTTAGCGAAATCTTTGCAAATTGATGGAATTGTATGTTATGCAGCTGAGTCAGGGGCAGCAACAGTCGCATATGTTGCAGAAAAATTAGGTTTACCAACACATCCATATAATTCTGTAGAGATACTAACGAATAAAGAATTATTTCGAAATTTCCAAAGAAAAAATAATTTCAATGTTCCAAGGGCAGAAGGATTTCATACGTATGAAGAGGCTAAAGCCCAAATTCATAAATTTAATATGCCGGTCATGATAAAACCCGTTGATTCTTCGGGCAGTAAAGGCGTTTCGAAAATAGATTCAATTGATCAACTTGAACAAAATGCATTCGATGCCTTACGTTTTTCAAAAGTAAAACGATTTATTATAGAAGAATATATTGAAAATTATGGTCCACATATTGGCGGAGATGGATTTTCGGTAGATGGTAAACTTGTGTTTCGGTGTTTTTCGAATGAATATTTTTCAACAGATTGTATCAATCCCTTTGTTCCAGTTATAACAACTTGGCCATACACAATGCCAGAACAAATCCAAAAAAATGTTCATAACGAGATTCAGAAAGTTTTGGATTTATTAAATATGAAAACAGGTTCTTATAATTTCGATATTCGAATCGATGAAAATAAGAACGTCTATTTGATTGAGGTCACGCCGAGAAATGGTGGTGATTGGAATCCAGAGGCAATCCAATATGCCACTAAAATCGATTTAATGGAAAATACAATTAAAGCAGCTTTAGGCAAAGATTGTAGTGATGTAAAGATGGTTAAACCTACAGGATATTGGGCCACATATGTACTAAACAGTGAAAAGAGTGGCATATTTGAAGGATTAGAAATACAAGAGGACTTCTTAGAAAAAAATGTAGTGGAGTATGAATTATTAGTGAATCCAGATGACCCGATTTCAGACCTTTCTGGATCTCACGAAAAAATTGGATTAATGATACTGAAATATCAATCTGAAAAAGAGATGATGGAAAAAATGAATAATATAAAAAAATTAGTGAAGGTAAAAGTGAATGATCTTTTGATTTCGGGAAGCATTCCATTTTTATTACTACAAGAAAGAGTAGCTAATCTAATATAAAAGATGAGCTCGCATAATTTGATTCAAAAATAAACCCAATTGAGAATGAGGTAAATTATGAAAAAACTATTAATCCTTAGTGGAGACCCATACCATGTACCCTTTATTAAAAAGGCAATAGAGATGGGCTATTATACGATTACATGTGATTTTTTTGAACATAACCCAGGTCATAAATTGGCGCATGAGTATCACAATGTTAGCTATATGGATAAAGAAGCAGTTCTTTCTTTAGCTAGAGATTTAAAAATTGATGGAATCACTTGTTTTGCTGCCGATGAAGCCATGACTACAGTTTCTTACGTTGCTGAAAAGTTGGGATTACCGTCCTATTCATATGAGTCCATTAAAATAATTAATAATAAGGACTTGTTTAGAGACTTTTTAATGAAAAATAACTTTAATGTCCCTAAAGCAAAAGGATATACCTCATTTGAAGAAGCAAAATCTGAAATACTCCATTACAAAATGCCAGTGATGATCAAACCAGTGGATTCATCTGGAAGTAGAGGAATTTCAAAAATAGATACCATTGAATATCTTGAAGAAAAGATAGAATATGCTTTAAGTTTCTCAAAAGCTAAACGCTTTATCATAGAAGAGTATATTGATCGAAAAGGATATCAAGTCGGAGGCGATGGCTTCTCGGTTAATGGTGAACTCGTATTTCGATGCTTCACAAATAATCATCTTAATCCTACAAATATCAATCCGTTTGCACCAATAGGAGGAAGCTGGCCAAGTGTATTGCCGGAACATATTCAAAATAAAATTCATAGGGAAATTCAAAGATTAATCCATTTACTTGAAATGAAAACAGGTCCTTATGATTTTGATATACAAGTAGATAAACATGATCGTGTTTTTTTTATAGAAATGGGTGCAAGAGTTGGAGGGAATTTGATTCCTCATATAACGAAAAAGGCAACAGGTGTCGATTTAATTGAATATACGATAAAGGCTGCCTTAGGGGAAGATTGTAGTGATTTGAAAATGGTAGAACCTACAGGCTATTGGTCATGTTATGTGTTAAATAGTCAGAAAAGCGGGATATTTGAAGGGCTCGAAATGGACAAAGAGTTTGAGGAAAATAATATTGTAGAATATGAACTCTCCATTAAACCGAAGGATAGTTTATCTGCTTTTACAGGATCAGATAAAAAAATAGGAACAATGGTGCTGAAATATTCATCACTAGAAGAAATGCTAAGAAAAATGGATAGTATCACAGATTTTATCAATGTGAACGTAGAAGATTCTTTCGTATATTAGATACTGAAGAAATATGAAATGAAATCCCAAAGTATGATCGATACTATGGGATTTTTTTAGAGGATAAGCGTAAAATGTCAAATACTTTTTTTAGTTTTTAGACAATTTAAATACACCTACCGTAATTGGTATTTCTTACAGGTAACATAGTAGCATGATACGACAATTAGATTAACAGATACCGGTTAATAGATACCGGTTAATGAATTGTGAAAATTAATTTTTGGAAGTGATTGATTGTTAAAAATATCAGTCTTAATGAGTGTATATAATAAAGAAGCAAGATTAAAAGAAAGTATTTCTAGTGTATTATCTCAAAGCTTTCAGGATTTTGAATTAATAATTATAAATGATGGCTCGACAGATAAAAGTGGGGAAATATGTGAATATTTCAGAAAAAAAGATAGTAGGGTTAGAGTATATCATCAGGAAAATAAAGGTGTGTCCTATACACGTAATTTATCAATAAAAATGGCGGAAACCGAATTTATTAGTTTTCTAGATGCAGATGATACTTACGAGAAAACATTTTTAGAAAATATGCTAAGGAAAATTGGAAATAAGGATGTTTGTTATTGTGGTCATTTTTATATAGGTAATAAGAAAAGAAAAGCTAAAATTAATTTTAAGTCAGGGTTTATATTAATGAATTATTTAAAAAATACCACAACGCCTAACACTAATTCTTGGTTGATTAGAAAAAGTTTTTTGTTAAAACATGATTTATTGTTTAGAGAAGATTTGAACTTTGGAGAAGATATGTTGTTTTTCGCTAACTTACTTAAGCAATCTAAAGATGTCCAATGCGTTAAGAAGAGGCTTACTAATTATCATTTAGAAATCGAGGGTAGTCTTAGTGAAAATAATATTGATAAAATTAACTTAGATTTAAAATGGATGAATATTCTTATCAATGATATTTTACATTCAAAATTGTTAGTAGAAGAAAAAATGAAATTGACTAAAATTATGATAAACTACAGAATTCCGGGTGGCATAATTTACAGGGTATATCAAAATTGTGAGTTTTTAATTGAAAATAATCTCTTGGAAGAGATTATATTAAACA
This portion of the Solibacillus daqui genome encodes:
- a CDS encoding ATP-grasp domain-containing protein — translated: MKKLLILSGDPYHVPFIKKAIEMGYYTITCDFFEHNPGHKLAHEYHNVSYMDKEAVLSLARDLKIDGITCFAADEAMTTVSYVAEKLGLPSYSYESIKIINNKDLFRDFLMKNNFNVPKAKGYTSFEEAKSEILHYKMPVMIKPVDSSGSRGISKIDTIEYLEEKIEYALSFSKAKRFIIEEYIDRKGYQVGGDGFSVNGELVFRCFTNNHLNPTNINPFAPIGGSWPSVLPEHIQNKIHREIQRLIHLLEMKTGPYDFDIQVDKHDRVFFIEMGARVGGNLIPHITKKATGVDLIEYTIKAALGEDCSDLKMVEPTGYWSCYVLNSQKSGIFEGLEMDKEFEENNIVEYELSIKPKDSLSAFTGSDKKIGTMVLKYSSLEEMLRKMDSITDFINVNVEDSFVY
- a CDS encoding lipopolysaccharide biosynthesis protein encodes the protein MGNEVTKAKIVSSLLWSLLQRSGVQGIQLLITLILARLLLPEDFGLIVIVTIFNTFAIVIVQSGFTTALIQKKKVDHVDLSSVFYVNIISSSIIYMLLFYLAPTIAFFFEQQQLILILRVLSLSLFLSAFHSIQYVIVSRNMQFKDLFLASSIAHALSGMIAVGMAYADFGVWALVFQQLASHLITPFLLSFKVEWRPQLFFSMRNVMQLFSFGWKILVSSLLNAIYSNMHSVIIGKLFSPAMIGYYNKADQFPNIIVSNVNGSIQAVMLPALSSYQDNRQRVKEMVRRTIVTSSYVVFPMMIGLAMIAEPLVRLLLTDKWLPTVPFLQIFCMVYALYPIQTANLQAINALGRSDVFLKLEVLKTLLGLGILIISIQFGLYVMVFGVFISSVLFTIIDAYPNKQLLNYGMLEQLRDVFPSLLIALAMGGLLFLTHGLEFSMLTTVFIQIILGSIIYVVLSRIFKLECYEYLRSTLLSILGSSTKKYNLTFYNKEDNKEI
- a CDS encoding ATP-grasp domain-containing protein → MKKLLMLGGALSQVAAIKKAREMGCYVIVCDGNGNAPGKQFAQEFYEVCTTDKELILSLAKSLQIDGIVCYAAESGAATVAYVAEKLGLPTHPYNSVEILTNKELFRNFQRKNNFNVPRAEGFHTYEEAKAQIHKFNMPVMIKPVDSSGSKGVSKIDSIDQLEQNAFDALRFSKVKRFIIEEYIENYGPHIGGDGFSVDGKLVFRCFSNEYFSTDCINPFVPVITTWPYTMPEQIQKNVHNEIQKVLDLLNMKTGSYNFDIRIDENKNVYLIEVTPRNGGDWNPEAIQYATKIDLMENTIKAALGKDCSDVKMVKPTGYWATYVLNSEKSGIFEGLEIQEDFLEKNVVEYELLVNPDDPISDLSGSHEKIGLMILKYQSEKEMMEKMNNIKKLVKVKVNDLLISGSIPFLLLQERVANLI
- a CDS encoding EpsG family protein encodes the protein MVFYCFFLFVIMGVMVLDKMSTFIHCSNVQLSDDSRILPNEYAKKNVFLMVAFLLLFCFSAFRFDVGWDYLAYYDTVKYNIQTNIVGGEEFATILLIELSRSIGIYNLFFVVNSFICLFLIYKTINKYSVDPWLSLLFFLCFPLYFLNSLSVIRFFTALAITFYGFKYIEQKRPIPYIVLVVIAILFHKASLIAFVFYLARYIKLGTFKLVILLASLPVIANLLNGLVLNYLPKYAVYTKETASQEGTKAIVFFLILAFIALLLRKKITDDDEPSRIYLNIFFMGIAIYLMFYAQGTMGHRLSLFGTIYGLLVVPKMISLFNNAIVHFYLKLLFYTLLVAMFLYIINSGAATYIPYRTIFE
- a CDS encoding glycosyltransferase family 2 protein, whose protein sequence is MLKISVLMSVYNKEARLKESISSVLSQSFQDFELIIINDGSTDKSGEICEYFRKKDSRVRVYHQENKGVSYTRNLSIKMAETEFISFLDADDTYEKTFLENMLRKIGNKDVCYCGHFYIGNKKRKAKINFKSGFILMNYLKNTTTPNTNSWLIRKSFLLKHDLLFREDLNFGEDMLFFANLLKQSKDVQCVKKRLTNYHLEIEGSLSENNIDKINLDLKWMNILINDILHSKLLVEEKMKLTKIMINYRIPGGIIYRVYQNCEFLIENNLLEEIILNNTPHIVNLKSINGIRSLKLIYFKKKILKIYKNRILHSTN